From one Planktothrix agardhii NIES-204 genomic stretch:
- a CDS encoding methylmalonate-semialdehyde dehydrogenase, which yields MKTVKILPNYINGKWDLSQATETLEIINPATLEVLAKVPLSPAKELDQVAEIAQKSFNSWRQTPVTERIRYLFKLRELLEQNQQDLAETITLECGKTLAESLGELQRAIENVEVACGVPSLIQGYNSEDIARGIDEMMIRQPLGVVAIISPFNFPGMIPFWFFPYAIACGNTCIIKPSEKVPLTMQKVFALIDQLGLPPGVINLINGGKETVDAILENPQIKAISFVGSTAVAKYVYSRAAANGKRAQCQGGAKNPAIILPDADLEMTTKIIADSAFGCAGQRCLATSIAITIGQAKQSFTDAIASAAETRIVGYGLNKNVQMGTVISAESKTRIEGLIQQGKQEGGKILIDGRNPKISGYEQGYFIRPTILQDINPQGEIARTEIFGPVLSLIHLNTMEEAIAFINQSEYGNMACLFTRSGAAARQFRYQVQAGNIGINIGVAAPMAFFPFSGWKNSFFGDLHGQGQQAVEFFTQTKVVVERWLSDWSRQF from the coding sequence ATGAAAACAGTTAAAATTTTACCTAACTATATTAATGGAAAATGGGATTTATCCCAGGCAACAGAAACCTTAGAGATCATTAACCCGGCGACCTTAGAAGTATTAGCAAAAGTCCCTCTTTCTCCTGCAAAGGAACTGGATCAGGTGGCAGAAATCGCCCAAAAATCCTTTAATTCATGGCGACAAACCCCAGTTACAGAGCGTATTCGTTATCTGTTTAAACTCAGAGAATTACTTGAACAAAATCAACAGGATTTAGCGGAAACAATTACCTTAGAATGTGGAAAAACCCTGGCTGAATCCCTAGGAGAATTACAACGAGCGATTGAAAATGTGGAAGTAGCTTGTGGTGTTCCTAGCTTAATTCAAGGTTACAATTCCGAAGATATTGCTAGGGGAATTGATGAAATGATGATTCGTCAACCTTTAGGAGTTGTGGCGATTATTTCCCCGTTTAATTTTCCGGGGATGATTCCGTTTTGGTTTTTTCCTTATGCGATCGCCTGTGGCAATACTTGTATTATTAAACCCTCGGAAAAAGTACCTTTAACCATGCAAAAGGTTTTTGCTTTAATTGATCAATTAGGACTACCCCCAGGAGTGATTAATTTAATCAATGGAGGCAAAGAAACCGTTGATGCTATTTTAGAAAATCCCCAGATTAAAGCGATTAGTTTTGTCGGTTCCACGGCCGTTGCTAAATATGTTTATAGTCGGGCTGCTGCTAATGGCAAACGGGCACAATGTCAGGGCGGGGCAAAAAATCCGGCGATTATTTTACCCGATGCTGATTTAGAAATGACCACAAAAATTATTGCTGATAGTGCCTTTGGTTGTGCCGGACAACGATGTTTAGCCACATCAATTGCGATTACTATTGGTCAAGCTAAACAGAGTTTTACCGATGCGATCGCCTCGGCTGCGGAAACTCGAATTGTTGGTTATGGATTAAATAAAAATGTCCAAATGGGAACGGTTATTTCTGCTGAAAGTAAAACTCGAATTGAAGGATTAATTCAACAGGGAAAACAGGAAGGAGGCAAAATTTTAATTGATGGCAGAAATCCTAAAATTTCCGGCTATGAACAGGGTTATTTTATCCGCCCGACTATTTTACAAGATATTAACCCCCAGGGAGAAATTGCCCGCACCGAAATTTTTGGCCCGGTATTAAGTTTAATTCATCTAAATACAATGGAAGAAGCGATCGCATTTATTAATCAAAGTGAATACGGCAATATGGCCTGTTTATTTACTCGCAGTGGGGCGGCGGCGCGACAGTTTCGGTATCAAGTTCAGGCGGGAAATATTGGGATTAATATTGGTGTTGCCGCACCGATGGCATTCTTTCCTTTTAGTGGTTGGAAAAATAGTTTTTTTGGCGATTTACACGGCCAAGGACAGCAGGCGGTTGAGTTTTTTACCCAAACAAAAGTTGTGGTTGAAAGGTGGTTATCTGACTGGTCACGACAATTTTAA
- a CDS encoding uracil phosphoribosyltransferase gives MYPNVTIIEHPLVQHKLTLMRREQTSTAKFRQLLREISMLLAYEITRDLPLRKELIQTPLAAMEAPILASEKKMVIVSIMRAGQGILDGILELIPSARVGHIGLYRDPRTFIPIEYYFKLPDDIEEREVLVVDPMIATGNTAIAAIQRLKQTNPFSVKFLCLIASPEGIKNFHSYHPDVPLYTAAIDDHLDKHGYIIPGLGDAGDRLFGTK, from the coding sequence ATGTATCCTAACGTTACGATTATTGAGCATCCTTTGGTTCAACATAAACTCACCTTGATGCGACGAGAACAAACCAGTACCGCTAAATTTCGGCAATTATTGCGGGAAATTAGTATGTTATTAGCCTATGAAATTACCAGGGATTTACCCCTAAGAAAAGAGTTAATTCAAACCCCCCTTGCTGCCATGGAAGCACCGATTTTAGCATCGGAGAAAAAAATGGTGATTGTTTCCATTATGCGGGCAGGTCAGGGAATTTTAGATGGAATTTTAGAATTAATTCCTTCGGCAAGAGTCGGACATATTGGTTTATATCGAGACCCTAGAACCTTTATCCCTATTGAATATTATTTCAAACTTCCTGATGATATAGAAGAACGGGAAGTTTTAGTAGTTGATCCGATGATTGCTACGGGAAATACAGCCATTGCTGCTATTCAAAGATTGAAACAAACCAACCCTTTTTCGGTCAAATTTCTGTGTTTAATTGCCTCTCCCGAAGGGATTAAAAATTTTCATTCCTATCACCCTGATGTTCCTCTATATACGGCTGCCATTGATGATCATTTGGATAAACATGGGTATATTATTCCGGGGTTAGGGGATGCGGGCGATCGCCTATTTGGAACTAAATAA
- a CDS encoding two-component hybrid sensor and regulator has translation MIPAPNTLKDERFINNPLVISEPKIRFYGGFPLINNQGFAIGSLCVMDFMPRNLALAQTESLKLINHQIMRQLNTRRHLSSINQAVDYCFKSLTAS, from the coding sequence ATGATACCCGCTCCGAATACCTTAAAAGATGAAAGATTTATTAATAATCCCCTGGTTATATCCGAACCTAAAATCCGTTTTTATGGTGGTTTTCCCTTAATTAATAATCAAGGTTTTGCCATTGGAAGCCTATGTGTGATGGATTTTATGCCTCGCAATTTAGCCCTAGCTCAAACTGAATCTTTAAAACTGATTAATCATCAAATTATGAGACAATTAAACACCCGTCGCCATCTTTCTAGTATCAACCAAGCTGTTGATTATTGTTTTAAATCATTGACAGCCAGCTAA
- a CDS encoding carbamoyltransferase — translation MNILGISAYYHDSAAALVCDGKIVAAAQEERFTRKKHDPGFPANAIRYCLQEANITFFEIDQVVFYDKPLVKFERLLETYISYVPRGFRSFMKAMPVWLKEKLYLKTVLKKELATIAGAKKAKLPPLLFTEHHQSHAASAFFPSPFQKAAVMCLDGVGEWATTSVWLGDGNSLTPVWEIDFPHSLGLLYSAFTYYTGFKVNSGEYKLMGLAPYGEPIYVDKILTHLIDLKDDGTFRLNLEYFNYAVGLTMTNSKFDQLFGGPPRKGESQISQREMDIAASIQVVTEEVVLRLTRSVQKELNVDYLCLAGGVALNCVANGRILREGPFKDIWIQPAAGDAGGALGAALAVWYQYHQQPRNVETDLAFDISAEKLLETSAGSKPSVVALKTHQKRLDYMQGSYLGPKFSDAEIQEYLDTVGAKYLRLDDTELMPQLAEILEQGNVIGWFQGRMEFGPRALGGRSIIGDPRNQKMQSVMNLKIKYRESFRPFAPSVRAERVSDYFELDRPSPYMLIVAPVQESLRIPMTPEQEQLFGIEKLNVPRSELPSITHVDYSARVQTIHKESNPRYYDLIHHFEKQTGCPVIVNTSFNVRGEPIVGSPEDAYRCFMRTEMDYLVLENFLLAKTEQTPWEKDDAWQKEFELD, via the coding sequence ATGAACATACTTGGAATTTCAGCCTACTACCATGACAGCGCCGCGGCGCTCGTCTGTGATGGTAAGATTGTGGCCGCGGCCCAGGAAGAACGGTTTACGCGCAAAAAACACGACCCAGGATTTCCCGCCAACGCCATCCGCTACTGTCTTCAGGAAGCGAATATCACCTTTTTTGAAATTGATCAGGTGGTTTTTTATGATAAACCCCTGGTTAAATTTGAGCGACTCCTCGAAACCTACATCAGCTATGTGCCACGAGGGTTTCGTTCTTTTATGAAGGCCATGCCCGTTTGGTTAAAAGAAAAACTTTACCTAAAAACCGTATTAAAAAAAGAATTAGCCACCATAGCCGGAGCTAAAAAAGCTAAACTTCCCCCATTATTATTTACCGAACATCATCAATCCCACGCGGCTTCTGCCTTCTTTCCTAGTCCCTTTCAAAAAGCGGCGGTAATGTGTTTAGATGGCGTGGGAGAATGGGCGACAACCTCGGTTTGGCTAGGAGATGGCAATAGTTTAACCCCGGTTTGGGAAATAGATTTTCCCCATTCTTTGGGTTTACTTTATTCGGCTTTTACCTATTATACCGGGTTTAAAGTTAACTCTGGGGAATATAAATTAATGGGATTAGCTCCTTACGGAGAACCCATTTATGTTGATAAAATCCTCACCCATTTAATTGATTTAAAAGATGACGGTACATTCCGATTAAATCTGGAATATTTTAATTATGCCGTCGGTCTGACCATGACCAATAGCAAGTTTGATCAACTCTTTGGTGGCCCGCCTCGTAAGGGGGAAAGTCAAATTAGTCAACGGGAAATGGACATTGCCGCCTCGATTCAAGTTGTCACCGAAGAAGTGGTTTTACGTCTAACCCGCAGTGTCCAGAAGGAGTTAAACGTCGATTATCTATGTTTAGCCGGAGGTGTGGCCCTCAACTGCGTGGCTAACGGTCGGATTTTGCGGGAAGGGCCCTTTAAAGATATTTGGATTCAACCGGCGGCTGGAGATGCGGGGGGTGCGTTGGGGGCAGCCTTAGCGGTTTGGTATCAATATCATCAACAACCTCGCAACGTAGAAACCGATCTTGCCTTTGATATTTCGGCGGAAAAACTATTAGAAACCAGTGCCGGATCAAAACCTTCCGTTGTGGCGTTAAAAACCCATCAAAAACGATTGGATTATATGCAAGGTTCCTATTTGGGGCCGAAATTTAGTGATGCTGAAATTCAGGAGTATTTAGACACTGTTGGAGCGAAATATTTACGGTTAGATGATACCGAATTAATGCCTCAGTTAGCCGAAATTTTAGAACAAGGAAACGTGATCGGATGGTTCCAAGGACGGATGGAATTTGGGCCGAGGGCGTTAGGGGGACGTTCAATTATTGGTGATCCACGCAATCAGAAAATGCAGTCGGTAATGAACCTAAAAATCAAATATAGAGAATCTTTCCGACCCTTTGCCCCATCGGTGAGGGCTGAACGAGTATCTGATTATTTTGAATTAGATCGCCCCAGTCCCTATATGTTAATTGTGGCTCCGGTTCAAGAAAGTTTAAGAATTCCTATGACTCCAGAACAGGAACAACTATTTGGGATTGAAAAACTCAATGTTCCCCGTTCAGAACTTCCCTCTATTACCCATGTTGATTATTCCGCCCGGGTACAAACCATTCACAAAGAAAGTAATCCTCGTTATTATGATTTAATTCATCATTTTGAAAAACAAACGGGCTGTCCTGTAATCGTGAATACCTCTTTTAACGTGCGGGGAGAACCGATTGTTGGGAGTCCCGAAGATGCCTACCGTTGTTTTATGCGAACGGAAATGGATTATCTGGTTTTGGAGAATTTCTTATTAGCTAAAACTGAACAAACGCCCTGGGAAAAAGATGATGCTTGGCAAAAAGAATTTGAATTAGATTAA
- a CDS encoding TPR domain protein, whose amino-acid sequence MQLLINIQRLYAEALALEQAGYFEPAQAKYQRILELDQNNIQALQGLARTYFYEKKYDQVLEILEHCLILDGTQGSQYYSLGSVWEKLGNITEAISAYKLGIDLDKKGIDGCLKLGDLLAELGEFQTAQFYYQQGIDRQPHTAIGYLKLGNLFLGQNRVEDAITIYETALNIHPNHADLLYQMGLAFRVNQNSERADFYFALAAESQDQYETAIQFYHNILQTQLATVDIYLRLGNCYQNLDQGWEAVAIYEQALQRFPDGIELYLALISVWQSLGEIQTALQIAEQSIDRFTNHISVRFAKQSLLPILYDNSPEVFKFRQDFTEELVKLIEQTDLEDLEVKQQALTAIARGTHFYLQYQGCDDLELQKQYGGFVYRIMKANYPEWTKPLLLTQLSPNQKIKVGYISSHLTWHTVGLVFLGWLRDCDRDQFEIYCYYTGKDTDFITNLFQLYSDQFYHIYGNLENIVEQILADQIHILVFLDIGMCPQLTQIAGLRVAPIQCAAWGHPITTGLPTIDYFISAELLEPPRAENHYSERLFCLPNLGINYAQPPLLESQKTRLDFGLKADTILYLSCQSLFKYLPDFDLILVAIAKQVKTAQFVFIAHWNAAITEKFKQRLKRSFAEHHLDIQEYCIILPRLDKLDYLQLNNLADIGLDSLQFTGFLTTLDSLSCCLPLVTCEGEWMRSRQSAGILNRLGITETIAQNREEYIKIAIKLGLDLEWRLAIREKIKQNQWILYEDKSSVPALENFYQQTIHNFN is encoded by the coding sequence GTGCAACTACTTATTAATATTCAACGGTTATATGCCGAGGCATTAGCCTTGGAACAGGCGGGATATTTTGAACCCGCACAGGCAAAATATCAACGGATTTTAGAGTTAGATCAGAATAATATTCAGGCGTTGCAAGGTTTAGCAAGGACGTATTTTTATGAGAAGAAATATGATCAAGTATTGGAAATTTTAGAACATTGCTTAATCTTAGATGGAACCCAAGGGAGTCAATATTATAGTTTGGGTTCGGTTTGGGAAAAACTGGGGAATATTACTGAAGCAATTTCAGCCTATAAATTGGGGATTGATTTAGATAAGAAAGGCATAGATGGGTGTTTAAAATTGGGTGACTTGTTGGCAGAATTGGGAGAATTTCAAACAGCACAATTCTATTATCAGCAAGGAATAGATCGACAACCCCATACAGCTATAGGATATTTAAAATTAGGCAATCTTTTTTTAGGACAAAATCGGGTAGAAGATGCGATCACTATTTATGAAACAGCCTTAAATATTCATCCCAATCATGCTGATTTATTATATCAGATGGGATTGGCATTCAGGGTTAATCAAAATTCTGAAAGGGCGGATTTTTATTTTGCTTTAGCCGCAGAATCTCAAGATCAGTATGAAACAGCTATTCAATTTTATCATAATATTTTACAGACTCAATTAGCTACAGTTGATATTTATTTAAGGTTGGGAAACTGTTATCAAAATTTAGATCAAGGGTGGGAGGCGGTTGCTATTTATGAACAGGCTTTACAACGGTTTCCCGATGGGATAGAATTATATTTAGCTTTAATTTCAGTTTGGCAAAGTTTGGGAGAAATTCAAACGGCATTGCAAATAGCTGAACAATCTATTGATAGGTTTACAAATCATATTTCTGTCAGATTTGCTAAACAATCTTTGTTACCAATTTTATATGATAATTCTCCAGAAGTTTTTAAGTTTAGACAAGATTTTACAGAGGAATTAGTTAAATTAATTGAACAAACAGATTTAGAGGATTTAGAAGTTAAACAACAGGCGTTAACCGCTATTGCTAGGGGAACTCATTTTTATTTACAATATCAGGGATGTGATGATTTAGAGCTACAAAAACAATATGGTGGATTTGTCTATCGAATTATGAAAGCTAATTATCCTGAATGGACAAAACCTTTATTATTAACACAATTAAGTCCTAATCAAAAAATTAAAGTTGGTTATATTTCCTCTCATTTAACCTGGCATACGGTCGGGTTAGTATTTTTAGGATGGTTGAGAGATTGCGATCGCGATCAATTTGAAATATATTGTTATTATACCGGAAAAGATACGGATTTTATTACTAATTTATTTCAACTTTATAGTGATCAATTTTATCATATCTATGGTAATTTAGAGAATATTGTTGAGCAAATTTTAGCTGATCAAATTCATATTCTGGTATTTTTAGATATTGGGATGTGTCCCCAACTTACCCAAATAGCCGGGTTACGAGTTGCTCCAATTCAATGTGCGGCCTGGGGACATCCAATTACTACGGGTTTACCCACGATTGATTATTTTATTTCTGCGGAATTATTAGAACCTCCTAGGGCTGAAAACCATTATTCAGAAAGGTTATTTTGTTTGCCGAATTTAGGAATTAATTATGCTCAACCTCCGTTATTAGAATCTCAAAAAACTCGGTTAGATTTTGGATTAAAAGCGGATACTATTTTATATTTATCCTGTCAATCTTTATTTAAGTATTTGCCAGATTTTGATTTAATATTAGTGGCGATCGCAAAACAAGTAAAAACCGCTCAATTTGTGTTTATAGCCCATTGGAATGCTGCAATTACCGAAAAGTTTAAACAACGGCTAAAACGATCTTTTGCAGAACATCATTTAGATATTCAAGAATATTGTATAATTTTACCACGTTTAGATAAACTAGATTATTTACAACTTAATAATTTAGCTGATATTGGCTTAGATAGCCTGCAATTTACTGGGTTTTTAACGACTTTAGATAGTTTATCCTGTTGTCTTCCCCTGGTTACTTGTGAGGGAGAATGGATGAGAAGTCGTCAGTCGGCGGGAATATTAAACCGATTAGGAATTACAGAAACTATTGCCCAAAATCGAGAAGAGTATATTAAAATAGCAATAAAGTTAGGATTAGATTTAGAATGGAGATTAGCAATTAGAGAAAAAATTAAACAAAATCAATGGATACTCTATGAGGATAAAAGTTCTGTCCCAGCATTAGAAAATTTTTATCAACAAACCATTCACAATTTTAATTAG
- a CDS encoding hemolysin-type calcium-binding region protein, whose translation MANFLTPSTIPGVFALLASPQDDNVLLFSGQVSAYPDGVLLLAGNDNLQSSNINDNLLINGNQGNDTLVASNGFDTLFGGQDNDRIFASSGNDLIFGNFGDDVLEGGFNADSIYGGQGNDTLYGDEDGDILFGDLGNDIVDGDGGVDTLIGGLGNDTFIFDPGEASLRVRNVDEIRQFEPGTSPFNGDKIAVPVGTQIDSNSLFRDRFDLLPQENDLNGDGLNDIIVELLDGRILGAVINDGFLPAQLTFDLDFVFSNAFDFNL comes from the coding sequence ATGGCTAATTTTCTCACTCCTAGCACAATTCCCGGTGTATTTGCCCTTTTAGCAAGTCCCCAAGATGATAATGTTCTTCTATTTTCTGGACAGGTTTCCGCCTATCCAGACGGTGTGCTATTATTGGCAGGAAATGATAATTTACAGAGTTCTAATATCAACGATAACTTACTGATTAATGGCAATCAAGGAAATGATACTCTGGTCGCATCCAATGGATTTGATACGCTATTTGGTGGACAAGATAATGATCGGATTTTTGCCAGTTCTGGTAATGATTTAATCTTCGGAAATTTCGGGGATGATGTCCTAGAAGGAGGATTTAATGCCGATAGTATTTATGGCGGTCAAGGCAATGATACTCTTTATGGTGATGAAGATGGAGATATACTATTTGGTGATTTAGGAAATGATATTGTAGATGGGGATGGTGGGGTTGATACATTAATCGGTGGTTTAGGAAATGATACCTTTATTTTCGACCCAGGTGAAGCCAGTCTTCGGGTGCGGAATGTAGATGAAATCCGACAATTTGAACCGGGAACCAGTCCGTTTAATGGAGATAAAATCGCGGTTCCGGTGGGAACTCAAATTGATTCTAATTCATTATTTAGAGATCGGTTTGATTTGTTACCCCAAGAAAATGATCTCAATGGCGATGGCTTAAATGATATTATTGTGGAATTATTAGACGGAAGAATTTTGGGTGCAGTGATTAATGATGGATTTTTACCTGCTCAGTTAACCTTCGATTTGGATTTCGTTTTTAGTAACGCTTTCGATTTTAATTTATAA
- a CDS encoding putative glycosyl transferase — MMMQNSLEMEKIKLSMIITLWKQENFLLDMITNLEYNLEVSYEFIVLVNCNLFDFELVEILNYLNLQGHQVLYFEPAFNSQEIFNQAIAKAQGNYIVWVQYPVTFFPKGLAEAINILDNNLEVDGVNQIPELKSFQENGEGVKIRSIFRKAIWEKEIILKEDYIDNFNWEFKFKNSQNNLIIHQLSEKICELKFNNCLNQEIKKLPLVSVCIPVYNGERFIAEAISSILSQTYSAIELIISDDNSSDHTIAIAQSFQAQTSIPINILTHQNLGLAENSNFCINQSQGKYIKFVYQDDILMPNCIEKMLNLAETDPDIGLVFSPREMFFLEQENINLELIAVYQQFANLHQSWSNLKSIQWGKDLLADPNLWQHPINKIGEPSTVLLRKSVFKTIAGFDPELNQLVDLDLWWRILAQFKVGFVEETLSYFRLHTQQKTCQNMLEGQAMDLNFYDKIYSHPDYQLFPPNFEPQAVLIYNSIQWGLPT; from the coding sequence ATGATGATGCAAAATAGTTTGGAGATGGAAAAGATAAAATTATCTATGATTATTACCCTCTGGAAACAGGAGAATTTTTTATTAGATATGATTACAAATTTAGAGTATAATTTAGAGGTTAGTTATGAATTTATTGTTTTAGTAAATTGCAATTTATTTGATTTTGAATTAGTTGAGATTCTGAACTATTTGAACCTGCAAGGTCATCAAGTTTTATATTTTGAGCCTGCTTTTAATAGTCAAGAAATTTTTAATCAAGCCATTGCAAAAGCACAGGGTAATTATATTGTTTGGGTACAATATCCGGTTACTTTTTTTCCGAAAGGTTTGGCAGAAGCTATTAATATTTTAGATAATAATTTAGAAGTAGATGGAGTTAATCAAATTCCAGAATTAAAGAGTTTTCAGGAAAATGGGGAAGGAGTAAAAATTAGATCTATTTTTAGAAAAGCAATTTGGGAAAAGGAAATTATATTAAAGGAAGATTATATAGATAATTTTAATTGGGAATTTAAGTTTAAAAATAGTCAAAATAATTTGATTATTCATCAACTTTCTGAAAAAATATGTGAGCTTAAATTTAATAATTGTTTAAATCAAGAAATTAAAAAATTGCCTTTAGTTAGTGTTTGTATTCCGGTTTATAACGGAGAAAGATTTATTGCTGAAGCGATATCTAGTATTTTATCTCAAACCTATTCCGCGATAGAATTAATTATTTCTGATGATAATTCCTCCGATCATACCATCGCGATCGCCCAATCTTTTCAAGCCCAAACTTCTATTCCGATTAATATTTTAACTCATCAAAATTTAGGATTAGCAGAAAATAGCAATTTTTGTATTAATCAATCTCAGGGTAAATATATTAAATTTGTCTATCAAGATGATATTTTAATGCCTAATTGTATCGAAAAAATGCTTAATTTAGCCGAAACAGATCCTGATATTGGATTAGTGTTTTCACCTAGAGAAATGTTTTTTCTTGAACAAGAAAATATTAATTTAGAATTAATCGCAGTTTATCAACAATTCGCTAATTTACATCAAAGTTGGTCTAATTTAAAATCAATTCAATGGGGAAAAGACCTCTTAGCCGATCCCAATTTATGGCAACATCCGATTAATAAAATTGGAGAACCCAGCACCGTGTTATTAAGAAAATCCGTATTTAAAACTATAGCAGGTTTTGACCCCGAATTAAATCAATTAGTCGATTTAGATTTATGGTGGAGAATATTGGCACAATTTAAAGTCGGTTTTGTCGAAGAAACTCTATCTTATTTTCGACTCCATACTCAACAAAAAACCTGTCAAAATATGTTAGAAGGTCAAGCAATGGATCTGAATTTTTATGATAAAATCTATTCCCATCCCGATTATCAGCTATTTCCCCCCAATTTCGAGCCTCAAGCGGTATTGATCTATAATTCTATCCAATGGGGTTTGCCAACCTAA
- a CDS encoding cytochrome c, class I, with amino-acid sequence MDNQLAITEIDVLIKRASITTLALMVLILGWIFVLPKLQVSDPYVENVLSIKGDFVRGQAIFLYNCAGCHAWQTDSQVGPSLQDVSQRKSEVGIIQQVTGGNTPPMPKFQPNPQEMADLLNYLETL; translated from the coding sequence TTGGATAACCAGCTTGCAATTACAGAAATTGATGTCCTGATCAAACGAGCCTCCATCACTACCCTGGCCTTGATGGTTTTGATCCTGGGTTGGATTTTTGTCCTTCCTAAGTTACAGGTTTCTGATCCCTATGTGGAGAATGTGCTATCCATCAAAGGGGATTTTGTCCGAGGACAGGCAATTTTTCTTTATAACTGTGCCGGGTGTCACGCTTGGCAAACCGATAGTCAAGTAGGGCCAAGTCTTCAGGATGTTTCCCAACGGAAATCAGAAGTAGGCATTATTCAGCAAGTCACCGGTGGTAATACCCCACCCATGCCAAAATTTCAACCCAATCCCCAGGAAATGGCCGACCTGTTGAATTATTTGGAAACTCTATAG
- a CDS encoding carbohydrate kinase, YjeF related protein, giving the protein MNAKIRSKKIQQIVVTAEQMRNIEERIFSAGIPVAALMEKVAGKINHRLQTLFSEKSITSADKIGILVGPGHNGGDGLVVARELYFLGYNIVIYSPISKPKELTESHAKYAISLGINFSSNIKELYDCDILIDGLFGFGLEREITGKIANAINIINNLNKFVISIDLPSGIHTDTGEILGTAIRANITLCLGLWKQAFLQDTGLDYIGRAELIDFDIPRADINAVIGEYPILNRITQDTAINSLPLPRPANHHKYKNGYLLIIAGSKQYTGAAILAGLGARASGVGMLSIAVPNSIKPLLSLQLPESLIIGCPETENGAILELPEDIDLNRYQTIVCGPGLTIEAEAIVERILTANCAIILDADALNILAKLNPVLALSSRKFPTIITPHFGEFKRLFPELIALEKNQIILAKQAAELTGAIIVLKGARTCVATPNQVWINPDSTPALGRGGSGDVLTGLLGGLLPPVILAEKPVELIVNTAVWWHSQAGILAATERTELGVDAYTLTQYLIPALTQFLKTIN; this is encoded by the coding sequence ATGAATGCTAAGATTAGATCCAAAAAAATTCAACAAATTGTTGTTACGGCAGAACAGATGCGAAATATCGAAGAACGTATCTTTTCTGCCGGGATACCTGTGGCGGCTTTAATGGAAAAAGTTGCCGGAAAAATTAACCACAGGTTACAGACTCTATTCTCAGAAAAATCAATCACTTCGGCTGATAAAATCGGAATATTAGTAGGGCCAGGACATAATGGTGGTGATGGATTAGTGGTAGCGAGGGAACTCTATTTTTTGGGTTATAATATTGTAATTTATAGTCCAATTTCAAAGCCTAAAGAATTAACCGAATCCCATGCCAAATATGCTATTAGTTTGGGAATTAATTTTAGTTCTAATATTAAAGAATTATATGACTGTGATATTTTGATTGATGGGTTATTTGGATTTGGTTTAGAGCGAGAAATTACCGGAAAAATTGCCAATGCTATCAATATAATTAATAATTTGAATAAATTTGTCATTAGCATTGATTTACCATCGGGAATTCATACGGATACAGGGGAAATATTAGGAACAGCAATTAGAGCAAATATTACCCTCTGTTTGGGACTATGGAAACAAGCATTTTTACAAGATACCGGATTAGATTATATTGGCAGAGCAGAACTGATTGATTTTGATATTCCTAGGGCGGATATTAATGCTGTCATCGGGGAATATCCTATCCTAAATCGCATCACTCAGGACACGGCAATTAATAGTTTACCTTTGCCCCGTCCCGCTAATCATCATAAATATAAAAACGGTTATTTATTAATTATAGCAGGTTCCAAACAATATACAGGAGCCGCCATTTTAGCTGGATTAGGAGCCAGAGCAAGCGGTGTGGGAATGCTTTCTATTGCTGTACCCAATTCGATTAAACCCTTGTTAAGTTTGCAACTACCAGAATCCCTAATTATTGGCTGTCCTGAAACTGAAAATGGAGCTATTCTTGAACTTCCAGAAGATATAGATTTAAACCGCTATCAAACTATTGTTTGTGGCCCTGGATTAACAATAGAAGCTGAAGCTATTGTGGAAAGAATATTAACAGCAAATTGTGCAATTATTTTAGATGCGGATGCTTTAAATATCTTGGCTAAATTGAATCCAGTTCTCGCCCTATCTTCTCGTAAATTTCCGACTATTATAACACCCCATTTTGGAGAATTTAAACGGCTATTTCCCGAATTGATAGCATTAGAAAAAAATCAAATAATATTAGCCAAACAAGCCGCCGAATTAACGGGTGCTATTATTGTTTTAAAAGGGGCTAGAACCTGTGTAGCTACTCCGAATCAAGTTTGGATTAATCCTGATAGTACCCCAGCTTTAGGTCGTGGGGGAAGCGGGGATGTTTTAACGGGATTATTAGGAGGGCTTTTACCCCCTGTTATTTTAGCGGAAAAACCTGTAGAATTAATAGTTAATACGGCGGTTTGGTGGCATTCCCAAGCCGGGATTTTAGCCGCAACAGAACGCACGGAATTAGGGGTTGATGCCTATACATTAACTCAATATTTAATTCCAGCTTTAACACAGTTCCTAAAAACCATAAATTAA